Proteins co-encoded in one Lynx canadensis isolate LIC74 chromosome C1, mLynCan4.pri.v2, whole genome shotgun sequence genomic window:
- the MAP7D1 gene encoding MAP7 domain-containing protein 1 isoform X1 codes for MESGSHAEPGAGAPPAVAARTPPEPRPSPEGDPSPPPPPPPMSTLVPDTPPDTPPAMKNAASSKQLPLEPESPTGPVGPRSAPQQEESPFSEGKSRGPTPPATGPRDSRPPRRSSQPSPTAVQASDSPPTKQDVKKAGERHKLAKERREERAKYLAAKKAVWLEKEEKAKALREKQLQERRRRLEEQRLKAEQRRAALEERQRQKLEKNKERYEAAIQRSVKKTWAEIRQQRWSWAGALHHSSPGHKTSGSRCSVSAVNLPKHVDSIINKRLSKSSATLWNSPSRNRSLQLSAWESSIVDRLMTPTLSFLARSRSAVTLPRNGRDQGRGSGPGRAPTRGGTGARFARGPRPDRTHPSAAVPVCPRSASASPLTPPSSAPRSVHRCAPAGERGERRKPSAGGSPAQVRRRPEASPVQKKEKKDKERENEKEKSALARERSLKKRQSLPASPRPRLSAGNAELSPKGKARPSSPSTSWHRPASPCPSPGPGHALPPKPPSPRGTTASPKGRVRRKDEAKESLSSAGPVDKNQNKGKTGDEKEPAAPASPAPSPVPSPTPAQPQKEQPTADIPADTAVLTSPPAPAPPATPSKPMAGTTDREEATRLLAEKRRQAREQREREEQERRLQAERDKRMREEQLAREAEARAEREAEARRREEQEAREKAQAEQEEQERLQKQKEEAEARSREEAERQRLEREKHFQREEQERQERKKRLEEIMKRTRKSEAAETKKLDRKEAKANNFSPDPVKAGEARPSGLQKEAVQKEELAPQEPQWSLPSKESPGSLVNGLQPLPAHQENGFSPKGPSGDKSLGRTPEALLPFAEAEAFLKKAVVQPPQVTEVL; via the exons CTGTGGCAGCCAGGACCCCCCCAGAGCCAAGACCTTCTCCTGAAGGTGACCCCTCCCCaccgccgccaccaccaccgATGTCAACCCTGGTCCCTGACACTCCGCCAGACACCCCACCTGCCATGAAGAATGCCGCTAGCTCTAAGCAGCTCCCACTGGAACCAGAGAGCCCCACAGGGCCAGTGGGGCCTAGATCAGCCCCCCAGCAGGAAGAATCCCCTTTCTCAGAAGGGAAGAGCAGGGGACCCACCCCACCAGCCACAGGCCCCCGGGATTCCAGACCTCCTCGAAGGAGCAGCCAGCCATCCCCGACGGCGGTGCAAGCCTCTGACAGCCCTCCCACCAAGCAAG ATGTaaagaaggcaggagagagacaCAAGCTGGCAAAGGAGCGGCGAGAAGAACGAGCCAAGTACCTGG CGGCCAAGAAAGCAGTGtggctggagaaggaggagaaggccAAGGCGTTGCGGGAGAAGCAGCTCCAGGAGCGCCGCCGGAGGCTGGAGGAGCAGAGGCTCAAAGCCGAGCAACGCCGCGCGGCCCTCGAGGAGCGGCAGCGGCAGAAGCTGGAGAAAAACAAG gaGCGCTATGAAGCGGCCATCCAGAGGTCAGTGAAGAAGACATGGGCCGAAATCCGGCAGCAGCGCTGGTCCTGGGCAGGAGCCCTGCACCACAGCTCCCCAGGACATAAGACCA GTGGGAGCAGGTGCTCCGTGTCGGCAGTAAACCTGCCTAAACACGTGGACTCTATAATCAACAAGCGGCTCTCAAAGTCCTCTGCCACGCTCTGGAACTCCCCCAGTAGAA ATCGCAGCCTGCAGCTCAGCGCGTGGGAGAGCAGCATCGTGGACCGTCTGATGacacccaccctctccttcctggCACGGAGTCGCAGTGCAGTCACACTGCCCCGCAACGGCCGGGATCAGGGTAGGGGCAGCGGCCCTGGGAGAGCCCCCACGAGGGGCGGGACAGGGGCCAGATTCGCTCGTGGGCCGCGCCCCGACCGCACTCATCCCTCTGCAGCCGTGCCCGTGTGCCCGCGCTCGGCCTCCGCCAGCCCCCTCACGCCGCCGAGCAGCGCCCCCCGAAGCGTGCACCGCTGCGCCCCAGCTGGGGAGCGCGGGGAGCGCCGCAAGCCCAGCGCCGGGGGCAGCCCGGCCCAGGTCCGCCGCCGGCCTGAAGCCTCGCCG GtgcagaaaaaggagaagaaggacaAGGAGCGGGAAAATGAGAAGGAGAAGAGTGCCCTGGCCCGGGAGCGCAGCCTCAAGAAGCGCCAGTCACTGCCTGCGTCTCCACGCCCTCGCCTCTCTGCGGGCAACGCAGAGCTCAG tcCCAAAGGCAAGGCTCGGCCATCCTCTCCCTCCACATCCTGGCACaggcctgcctctccctgccccagcccagggccaggTCACGCTCTGCCCCCCAAACCACCGTCCCCTCGGGGCACCACTGCATCACCCAAGGGGCGGGTTCGGAGGAAGGACGAGGCAAAGGAGAGCCTCAGTTCGGCAGGACCTGTGGACAAGAACCAGAACAAGGGCAAGACCGGTGACGAGAAGGAGCCAGCAGCCCCTGCCTCACCAGCTCCCTCacctgtgccctcccccaccccagcccagccccagaagGAGCAGCCCACAGCCGACATCCCTGCAG ATACTGCTGTCCTGacctcacccccagcccctgctccacCAGCGACCCCTAGCAAACCCATGGCGGGCACCACAGACCGAGAAGAGGCCACTCGACTCCTGGCTGAGAAGCGGCGCCAAGCACGGGAGCAGCGGGAGCGCGAGGAACAGGAGCGGAGGCTGCAAGCAGAAAGGGACAA GCGCATGCGAGAAGAGCAGCTGGCGCGGGAGGCCGAGGCTCGGGCCGAGAGGGAGGCGGAGGCCCGGAGGCGGGAGGAGCAGGAGGCCCGAGAGAAGGCGCAAGCAGAGCAGGAGGAGCAGGAGCGGCTGCAGAAGCAG AAAGAAGAGGCTGAAGCTCGGTCCCGGGAAGAAGCGGAGCGGCAGCGTCTGGAGCGGGAAAAGCACTTCCAGCGGGAGGAGCAGGAGCGGCAAGAACGCAAAAAG CGTCTGGAGGAGATAATGAAGAGGACCCGGAAGTCAGAAGCTGCTGAAACCAAG AAGCTGGACAGAAAGGAGGCAAAAGCCAACAATTTCAGCCCAG ACCCTGTGAAAGCCGGGGAGGCTCGGCCCTCAGGGCTGCAGAAGGAGGCAGTGCAGAAAGAGGAGCTGGCCCCCCAGGAGCCTCAGTGGAG CCTGCCAAGCAAAGAGTCACCAGGATCCCTGGTGAACGGCCTGCAGCCTCTCCCTGCACACCAGGAGAATGGCTTCTCCCCTAAGGGGCCCTCTGGGGACAAGAGCCTGGGCCGAACGCCAGAGGCACTCCTGCCCTTCGCTGAGGCAGAAGCTTTCCTCAAGAAAGCTGTGGTACAGCCCCCACAGGTCACAG AAGTCCTTTAA
- the MAP7D1 gene encoding MAP7 domain-containing protein 1 isoform X4: MESGSHAEPGAGAPPAVAARTPPEPRPSPEGDPSPPPPPPPMSTLVPDTPPDTPPAMKNAASSKQLPLEPESPTGPVGPRSAPQQEESPFSEGKSRGPTPPATGPRDSRPPRRSSQPSPTAVQASDSPPTKQDVKKAGERHKLAKERREERAKYLAAKKAVWLEKEEKAKALREKQLQERRRRLEEQRLKAEQRRAALEERQRQKLEKNKERYEAAIQRSVKKTWAEIRQQRWSWAGALHHSSPGHKTNRSLQLSAWESSIVDRLMTPTLSFLARSRSAVTLPRNGRDQAVPVCPRSASASPLTPPSSAPRSVHRCAPAGERGERRKPSAGGSPAQVRRRPEASPVQKKEKKDKERENEKEKSALARERSLKKRQSLPASPRPRLSAGNAELSPKGKARPSSPSTSWHRPASPCPSPGPGHALPPKPPSPRGTTASPKGRVRRKDEAKESLSSAGPVDKNQNKGKTGDEKEPAAPASPAPSPVPSPTPAQPQKEQPTADIPADTAVLTSPPAPAPPATPSKPMAGTTDREEATRLLAEKRRQAREQREREEQERRLQAERDKRMREEQLAREAEARAEREAEARRREEQEAREKAQAEQEEQERLQKQKEEAEARSREEAERQRLEREKHFQREEQERQERKKRLEEIMKRTRKSEAAETKKLDRKEAKANNFSPDPVKAGEARPSGLQKEAVQKEELAPQEPQWSLPSKESPGSLVNGLQPLPAHQENGFSPKGPSGDKSLGRTPEALLPFAEAEAFLKKAVVQPPQVTEVL; encoded by the exons CTGTGGCAGCCAGGACCCCCCCAGAGCCAAGACCTTCTCCTGAAGGTGACCCCTCCCCaccgccgccaccaccaccgATGTCAACCCTGGTCCCTGACACTCCGCCAGACACCCCACCTGCCATGAAGAATGCCGCTAGCTCTAAGCAGCTCCCACTGGAACCAGAGAGCCCCACAGGGCCAGTGGGGCCTAGATCAGCCCCCCAGCAGGAAGAATCCCCTTTCTCAGAAGGGAAGAGCAGGGGACCCACCCCACCAGCCACAGGCCCCCGGGATTCCAGACCTCCTCGAAGGAGCAGCCAGCCATCCCCGACGGCGGTGCAAGCCTCTGACAGCCCTCCCACCAAGCAAG ATGTaaagaaggcaggagagagacaCAAGCTGGCAAAGGAGCGGCGAGAAGAACGAGCCAAGTACCTGG CGGCCAAGAAAGCAGTGtggctggagaaggaggagaaggccAAGGCGTTGCGGGAGAAGCAGCTCCAGGAGCGCCGCCGGAGGCTGGAGGAGCAGAGGCTCAAAGCCGAGCAACGCCGCGCGGCCCTCGAGGAGCGGCAGCGGCAGAAGCTGGAGAAAAACAAG gaGCGCTATGAAGCGGCCATCCAGAGGTCAGTGAAGAAGACATGGGCCGAAATCCGGCAGCAGCGCTGGTCCTGGGCAGGAGCCCTGCACCACAGCTCCCCAGGACATAAGACCA ATCGCAGCCTGCAGCTCAGCGCGTGGGAGAGCAGCATCGTGGACCGTCTGATGacacccaccctctccttcctggCACGGAGTCGCAGTGCAGTCACACTGCCCCGCAACGGCCGGGATCAGG CCGTGCCCGTGTGCCCGCGCTCGGCCTCCGCCAGCCCCCTCACGCCGCCGAGCAGCGCCCCCCGAAGCGTGCACCGCTGCGCCCCAGCTGGGGAGCGCGGGGAGCGCCGCAAGCCCAGCGCCGGGGGCAGCCCGGCCCAGGTCCGCCGCCGGCCTGAAGCCTCGCCG GtgcagaaaaaggagaagaaggacaAGGAGCGGGAAAATGAGAAGGAGAAGAGTGCCCTGGCCCGGGAGCGCAGCCTCAAGAAGCGCCAGTCACTGCCTGCGTCTCCACGCCCTCGCCTCTCTGCGGGCAACGCAGAGCTCAG tcCCAAAGGCAAGGCTCGGCCATCCTCTCCCTCCACATCCTGGCACaggcctgcctctccctgccccagcccagggccaggTCACGCTCTGCCCCCCAAACCACCGTCCCCTCGGGGCACCACTGCATCACCCAAGGGGCGGGTTCGGAGGAAGGACGAGGCAAAGGAGAGCCTCAGTTCGGCAGGACCTGTGGACAAGAACCAGAACAAGGGCAAGACCGGTGACGAGAAGGAGCCAGCAGCCCCTGCCTCACCAGCTCCCTCacctgtgccctcccccaccccagcccagccccagaagGAGCAGCCCACAGCCGACATCCCTGCAG ATACTGCTGTCCTGacctcacccccagcccctgctccacCAGCGACCCCTAGCAAACCCATGGCGGGCACCACAGACCGAGAAGAGGCCACTCGACTCCTGGCTGAGAAGCGGCGCCAAGCACGGGAGCAGCGGGAGCGCGAGGAACAGGAGCGGAGGCTGCAAGCAGAAAGGGACAA GCGCATGCGAGAAGAGCAGCTGGCGCGGGAGGCCGAGGCTCGGGCCGAGAGGGAGGCGGAGGCCCGGAGGCGGGAGGAGCAGGAGGCCCGAGAGAAGGCGCAAGCAGAGCAGGAGGAGCAGGAGCGGCTGCAGAAGCAG AAAGAAGAGGCTGAAGCTCGGTCCCGGGAAGAAGCGGAGCGGCAGCGTCTGGAGCGGGAAAAGCACTTCCAGCGGGAGGAGCAGGAGCGGCAAGAACGCAAAAAG CGTCTGGAGGAGATAATGAAGAGGACCCGGAAGTCAGAAGCTGCTGAAACCAAG AAGCTGGACAGAAAGGAGGCAAAAGCCAACAATTTCAGCCCAG ACCCTGTGAAAGCCGGGGAGGCTCGGCCCTCAGGGCTGCAGAAGGAGGCAGTGCAGAAAGAGGAGCTGGCCCCCCAGGAGCCTCAGTGGAG CCTGCCAAGCAAAGAGTCACCAGGATCCCTGGTGAACGGCCTGCAGCCTCTCCCTGCACACCAGGAGAATGGCTTCTCCCCTAAGGGGCCCTCTGGGGACAAGAGCCTGGGCCGAACGCCAGAGGCACTCCTGCCCTTCGCTGAGGCAGAAGCTTTCCTCAAGAAAGCTGTGGTACAGCCCCCACAGGTCACAG AAGTCCTTTAA
- the MAP7D1 gene encoding MAP7 domain-containing protein 1 isoform X2 — translation MESGSHAEPGAGAPPAVAARTPPEPRPSPEGDPSPPPPPPPMSTLVPDTPPDTPPAMKNAASSKQLPLEPESPTGPVGPRSAPQQEESPFSEGKSRGPTPPATGPRDSRPPRRSSQPSPTAVQASDSPPTKQDVKKAGERHKLAKERREERAKYLAAKKAVWLEKEEKAKALREKQLQERRRRLEEQRLKAEQRRAALEERQRQKLEKNKERYEAAIQRSVKKTWAEIRQQRWSWAGALHHSSPGHKTSGSRCSVSAVNLPKHVDSIINKRLSKSSATLWNSPSRNRSLQLSAWESSIVDRLMTPTLSFLARSRSAVTLPRNGRDQAVPVCPRSASASPLTPPSSAPRSVHRCAPAGERGERRKPSAGGSPAQVRRRPEASPVQKKEKKDKERENEKEKSALARERSLKKRQSLPASPRPRLSAGNAELSPKGKARPSSPSTSWHRPASPCPSPGPGHALPPKPPSPRGTTASPKGRVRRKDEAKESLSSAGPVDKNQNKGKTGDEKEPAAPASPAPSPVPSPTPAQPQKEQPTADIPADTAVLTSPPAPAPPATPSKPMAGTTDREEATRLLAEKRRQAREQREREEQERRLQAERDKRMREEQLAREAEARAEREAEARRREEQEAREKAQAEQEEQERLQKQKEEAEARSREEAERQRLEREKHFQREEQERQERKKRLEEIMKRTRKSEAAETKKLDRKEAKANNFSPDPVKAGEARPSGLQKEAVQKEELAPQEPQWSLPSKESPGSLVNGLQPLPAHQENGFSPKGPSGDKSLGRTPEALLPFAEAEAFLKKAVVQPPQVTEVL, via the exons CTGTGGCAGCCAGGACCCCCCCAGAGCCAAGACCTTCTCCTGAAGGTGACCCCTCCCCaccgccgccaccaccaccgATGTCAACCCTGGTCCCTGACACTCCGCCAGACACCCCACCTGCCATGAAGAATGCCGCTAGCTCTAAGCAGCTCCCACTGGAACCAGAGAGCCCCACAGGGCCAGTGGGGCCTAGATCAGCCCCCCAGCAGGAAGAATCCCCTTTCTCAGAAGGGAAGAGCAGGGGACCCACCCCACCAGCCACAGGCCCCCGGGATTCCAGACCTCCTCGAAGGAGCAGCCAGCCATCCCCGACGGCGGTGCAAGCCTCTGACAGCCCTCCCACCAAGCAAG ATGTaaagaaggcaggagagagacaCAAGCTGGCAAAGGAGCGGCGAGAAGAACGAGCCAAGTACCTGG CGGCCAAGAAAGCAGTGtggctggagaaggaggagaaggccAAGGCGTTGCGGGAGAAGCAGCTCCAGGAGCGCCGCCGGAGGCTGGAGGAGCAGAGGCTCAAAGCCGAGCAACGCCGCGCGGCCCTCGAGGAGCGGCAGCGGCAGAAGCTGGAGAAAAACAAG gaGCGCTATGAAGCGGCCATCCAGAGGTCAGTGAAGAAGACATGGGCCGAAATCCGGCAGCAGCGCTGGTCCTGGGCAGGAGCCCTGCACCACAGCTCCCCAGGACATAAGACCA GTGGGAGCAGGTGCTCCGTGTCGGCAGTAAACCTGCCTAAACACGTGGACTCTATAATCAACAAGCGGCTCTCAAAGTCCTCTGCCACGCTCTGGAACTCCCCCAGTAGAA ATCGCAGCCTGCAGCTCAGCGCGTGGGAGAGCAGCATCGTGGACCGTCTGATGacacccaccctctccttcctggCACGGAGTCGCAGTGCAGTCACACTGCCCCGCAACGGCCGGGATCAGG CCGTGCCCGTGTGCCCGCGCTCGGCCTCCGCCAGCCCCCTCACGCCGCCGAGCAGCGCCCCCCGAAGCGTGCACCGCTGCGCCCCAGCTGGGGAGCGCGGGGAGCGCCGCAAGCCCAGCGCCGGGGGCAGCCCGGCCCAGGTCCGCCGCCGGCCTGAAGCCTCGCCG GtgcagaaaaaggagaagaaggacaAGGAGCGGGAAAATGAGAAGGAGAAGAGTGCCCTGGCCCGGGAGCGCAGCCTCAAGAAGCGCCAGTCACTGCCTGCGTCTCCACGCCCTCGCCTCTCTGCGGGCAACGCAGAGCTCAG tcCCAAAGGCAAGGCTCGGCCATCCTCTCCCTCCACATCCTGGCACaggcctgcctctccctgccccagcccagggccaggTCACGCTCTGCCCCCCAAACCACCGTCCCCTCGGGGCACCACTGCATCACCCAAGGGGCGGGTTCGGAGGAAGGACGAGGCAAAGGAGAGCCTCAGTTCGGCAGGACCTGTGGACAAGAACCAGAACAAGGGCAAGACCGGTGACGAGAAGGAGCCAGCAGCCCCTGCCTCACCAGCTCCCTCacctgtgccctcccccaccccagcccagccccagaagGAGCAGCCCACAGCCGACATCCCTGCAG ATACTGCTGTCCTGacctcacccccagcccctgctccacCAGCGACCCCTAGCAAACCCATGGCGGGCACCACAGACCGAGAAGAGGCCACTCGACTCCTGGCTGAGAAGCGGCGCCAAGCACGGGAGCAGCGGGAGCGCGAGGAACAGGAGCGGAGGCTGCAAGCAGAAAGGGACAA GCGCATGCGAGAAGAGCAGCTGGCGCGGGAGGCCGAGGCTCGGGCCGAGAGGGAGGCGGAGGCCCGGAGGCGGGAGGAGCAGGAGGCCCGAGAGAAGGCGCAAGCAGAGCAGGAGGAGCAGGAGCGGCTGCAGAAGCAG AAAGAAGAGGCTGAAGCTCGGTCCCGGGAAGAAGCGGAGCGGCAGCGTCTGGAGCGGGAAAAGCACTTCCAGCGGGAGGAGCAGGAGCGGCAAGAACGCAAAAAG CGTCTGGAGGAGATAATGAAGAGGACCCGGAAGTCAGAAGCTGCTGAAACCAAG AAGCTGGACAGAAAGGAGGCAAAAGCCAACAATTTCAGCCCAG ACCCTGTGAAAGCCGGGGAGGCTCGGCCCTCAGGGCTGCAGAAGGAGGCAGTGCAGAAAGAGGAGCTGGCCCCCCAGGAGCCTCAGTGGAG CCTGCCAAGCAAAGAGTCACCAGGATCCCTGGTGAACGGCCTGCAGCCTCTCCCTGCACACCAGGAGAATGGCTTCTCCCCTAAGGGGCCCTCTGGGGACAAGAGCCTGGGCCGAACGCCAGAGGCACTCCTGCCCTTCGCTGAGGCAGAAGCTTTCCTCAAGAAAGCTGTGGTACAGCCCCCACAGGTCACAG AAGTCCTTTAA
- the MAP7D1 gene encoding MAP7 domain-containing protein 1 isoform X3, translating into MESGSHAEPGAGAPPAVAARTPPEPRPSPEGDPSPPPPPPPMSTLVPDTPPDTPPAMKNAASSKQLPLEPESPTGPVGPRSAPQQEESPFSEGKSRGPTPPATGPRDSRPPRRSSQPSPTAVQASDSPPTKQDVKKAGERHKLAKERREERAKYLAAKKAVWLEKEEKAKALREKQLQERRRRLEEQRLKAEQRRAALEERQRQKLEKNKERYEAAIQRSVKKTWAEIRQQRWSWAGALHHSSPGHKTNRSLQLSAWESSIVDRLMTPTLSFLARSRSAVTLPRNGRDQGRGSGPGRAPTRGGTGARFARGPRPDRTHPSAAVPVCPRSASASPLTPPSSAPRSVHRCAPAGERGERRKPSAGGSPAQVRRRPEASPVQKKEKKDKERENEKEKSALARERSLKKRQSLPASPRPRLSAGNAELSPKGKARPSSPSTSWHRPASPCPSPGPGHALPPKPPSPRGTTASPKGRVRRKDEAKESLSSAGPVDKNQNKGKTGDEKEPAAPASPAPSPVPSPTPAQPQKEQPTADIPADTAVLTSPPAPAPPATPSKPMAGTTDREEATRLLAEKRRQAREQREREEQERRLQAERDKRMREEQLAREAEARAEREAEARRREEQEAREKAQAEQEEQERLQKQKEEAEARSREEAERQRLEREKHFQREEQERQERKKRLEEIMKRTRKSEAAETKKLDRKEAKANNFSPDPVKAGEARPSGLQKEAVQKEELAPQEPQWSLPSKESPGSLVNGLQPLPAHQENGFSPKGPSGDKSLGRTPEALLPFAEAEAFLKKAVVQPPQVTEVL; encoded by the exons CTGTGGCAGCCAGGACCCCCCCAGAGCCAAGACCTTCTCCTGAAGGTGACCCCTCCCCaccgccgccaccaccaccgATGTCAACCCTGGTCCCTGACACTCCGCCAGACACCCCACCTGCCATGAAGAATGCCGCTAGCTCTAAGCAGCTCCCACTGGAACCAGAGAGCCCCACAGGGCCAGTGGGGCCTAGATCAGCCCCCCAGCAGGAAGAATCCCCTTTCTCAGAAGGGAAGAGCAGGGGACCCACCCCACCAGCCACAGGCCCCCGGGATTCCAGACCTCCTCGAAGGAGCAGCCAGCCATCCCCGACGGCGGTGCAAGCCTCTGACAGCCCTCCCACCAAGCAAG ATGTaaagaaggcaggagagagacaCAAGCTGGCAAAGGAGCGGCGAGAAGAACGAGCCAAGTACCTGG CGGCCAAGAAAGCAGTGtggctggagaaggaggagaaggccAAGGCGTTGCGGGAGAAGCAGCTCCAGGAGCGCCGCCGGAGGCTGGAGGAGCAGAGGCTCAAAGCCGAGCAACGCCGCGCGGCCCTCGAGGAGCGGCAGCGGCAGAAGCTGGAGAAAAACAAG gaGCGCTATGAAGCGGCCATCCAGAGGTCAGTGAAGAAGACATGGGCCGAAATCCGGCAGCAGCGCTGGTCCTGGGCAGGAGCCCTGCACCACAGCTCCCCAGGACATAAGACCA ATCGCAGCCTGCAGCTCAGCGCGTGGGAGAGCAGCATCGTGGACCGTCTGATGacacccaccctctccttcctggCACGGAGTCGCAGTGCAGTCACACTGCCCCGCAACGGCCGGGATCAGGGTAGGGGCAGCGGCCCTGGGAGAGCCCCCACGAGGGGCGGGACAGGGGCCAGATTCGCTCGTGGGCCGCGCCCCGACCGCACTCATCCCTCTGCAGCCGTGCCCGTGTGCCCGCGCTCGGCCTCCGCCAGCCCCCTCACGCCGCCGAGCAGCGCCCCCCGAAGCGTGCACCGCTGCGCCCCAGCTGGGGAGCGCGGGGAGCGCCGCAAGCCCAGCGCCGGGGGCAGCCCGGCCCAGGTCCGCCGCCGGCCTGAAGCCTCGCCG GtgcagaaaaaggagaagaaggacaAGGAGCGGGAAAATGAGAAGGAGAAGAGTGCCCTGGCCCGGGAGCGCAGCCTCAAGAAGCGCCAGTCACTGCCTGCGTCTCCACGCCCTCGCCTCTCTGCGGGCAACGCAGAGCTCAG tcCCAAAGGCAAGGCTCGGCCATCCTCTCCCTCCACATCCTGGCACaggcctgcctctccctgccccagcccagggccaggTCACGCTCTGCCCCCCAAACCACCGTCCCCTCGGGGCACCACTGCATCACCCAAGGGGCGGGTTCGGAGGAAGGACGAGGCAAAGGAGAGCCTCAGTTCGGCAGGACCTGTGGACAAGAACCAGAACAAGGGCAAGACCGGTGACGAGAAGGAGCCAGCAGCCCCTGCCTCACCAGCTCCCTCacctgtgccctcccccaccccagcccagccccagaagGAGCAGCCCACAGCCGACATCCCTGCAG ATACTGCTGTCCTGacctcacccccagcccctgctccacCAGCGACCCCTAGCAAACCCATGGCGGGCACCACAGACCGAGAAGAGGCCACTCGACTCCTGGCTGAGAAGCGGCGCCAAGCACGGGAGCAGCGGGAGCGCGAGGAACAGGAGCGGAGGCTGCAAGCAGAAAGGGACAA GCGCATGCGAGAAGAGCAGCTGGCGCGGGAGGCCGAGGCTCGGGCCGAGAGGGAGGCGGAGGCCCGGAGGCGGGAGGAGCAGGAGGCCCGAGAGAAGGCGCAAGCAGAGCAGGAGGAGCAGGAGCGGCTGCAGAAGCAG AAAGAAGAGGCTGAAGCTCGGTCCCGGGAAGAAGCGGAGCGGCAGCGTCTGGAGCGGGAAAAGCACTTCCAGCGGGAGGAGCAGGAGCGGCAAGAACGCAAAAAG CGTCTGGAGGAGATAATGAAGAGGACCCGGAAGTCAGAAGCTGCTGAAACCAAG AAGCTGGACAGAAAGGAGGCAAAAGCCAACAATTTCAGCCCAG ACCCTGTGAAAGCCGGGGAGGCTCGGCCCTCAGGGCTGCAGAAGGAGGCAGTGCAGAAAGAGGAGCTGGCCCCCCAGGAGCCTCAGTGGAG CCTGCCAAGCAAAGAGTCACCAGGATCCCTGGTGAACGGCCTGCAGCCTCTCCCTGCACACCAGGAGAATGGCTTCTCCCCTAAGGGGCCCTCTGGGGACAAGAGCCTGGGCCGAACGCCAGAGGCACTCCTGCCCTTCGCTGAGGCAGAAGCTTTCCTCAAGAAAGCTGTGGTACAGCCCCCACAGGTCACAG AAGTCCTTTAA